CATTGTATTTATGATCTGGCATCCAAAGCACCTTCCATTGATACGCCATTACACGGATTTCTTCCATTCAAACATATAGACCACCTGCACCCGGATGCAGCTATTGCCATTGCGGCAGCTAAAGACGGTAAGCGTATTACGGAAGAACTTTTTGGAGGAACCATCGGTTGGGTGCCGTGGCAGAAACCTGGGTTTGATTTAGGCTTACAATTAAGGAAATGCCTCGAAGAACAGCCAGGCATCCGCGGAATTATGCTGGGGTCCCATGGGTTGTTTACCTGGGGGGATACAGCTTACGAAAGTTACATCAATACACTGGAAGTGGTGGAAACCTGCGCTGCCTATATAGAAGCGCATATGGGTAAAAAAGGACCTGTATTTGGCGGACAGAAAGTAAAAGCACTCCCCAAAGAGGAACGATTGAAAAAGGCGGCGGCGCTGGCGCCCGTATTGCGTGGTTTTTGTTCTTCCCAATTAAATATGTTGGGACATTTTACAGACGATGCGAAAGTATTGGAGTTTATTAATTCCAATGACCTGGATCGTTTGGCCCCCCTGGGCACTTCCTGCCCGGATCATTTCCTGCGTACAAAGATCAGCCCTTTGGTATTGAATCTGTCTACTGATGAAAACCTGGATGATCCGAAGGCTATAAAGGCTAAAATAGCCCCGCAGTTTGAGGCTTACAGGGAAATGTATGCGGAGTATTATAACACCTGCAAACATCCCGATAGCCCGGCTATGCGCGATCCTAACCCGGTGGTGCTTATCTATCCCGGCGTGGGAATGTTTACGTTTGCAAAAGATAAACAAACGGCAAGAGTGGCCGCAGAGTTTTATGCCAATGCCATTAACGTAATGCGCGGCGCAGAAGCGATATCGGAATATACTTCTCTTCCAAGACAGGAAGCCTTTAATATTGAGTATTGGTTATTGGAAGAGGCAAAATTGCAGCGTATGCCTAAACCCAAACCATTGAGTGGGCGTATTGCCATGATCACAGGTAGTGGTGGTGGAATTGGCCAGGCAATTGCAAAGAAGTTTGCAGCAGAAGGTGCTTGTGTGATTATCAATGACATTAACCAACAGCGTATCGATGAAACAACTGCGGCTTTCCAGAAAGAATTTGGCAAAGATGCAGCCGTAGGCGTAGTCCTTGACGTAACCAGTAACGATTCCATTAAAAAAGCAATTGATGCAGCCGTTGTCAGCTTTGGTGGTGTAGATATTATCGTAAACAATGCTGGGATCAGCATTTCCAGGTCAATTGAAGACCATACCATTGAAGAATGGGACAGATTATACGATATCCTTGTTAAGGGCCAGTTTATGATGTCGAAACATGGCGTGGAAGTAATGCGCAAACAGGCAATGGGTGGAGATATCGTCAATATTGTTTCTAAGAACTCAGTTGTTTCCGGACCCAATAATGCAGGGTATGGTTCGGCAAAAGCAGCGCAGGCACACCTTTCCAGGTTGCTGGCTGCGGAGTTGGGAGGCGATAAAATCAGGGTGAACAGTGTGAATCCGGATGCCGTTATCGCTAATTCAAATATCTGGGCAGGAGGATGGGCAGAAGGCCGGGCAAAGGCCTACGGTATTACGGTAGAAGAGTTGCCAGCCTATTATGCAAAACGCACATTGATGAATGAAATGATTTTACCAGAGGATATTGCCAATGCCTGTTTTGCATTTGTAAGCGGATTATTGAGTAAGTCTACTGGTAATGTATTGAATGTAGATGGTGGGGTGGCAGCTGCTTTTCTAAGATAGCCTTTATTAAGATCCTGCTGAAATAAACTGCCAGGAATTTTAAACAAGCTCTAAGCCTTAAAATTGTTTATTCATAAACAGTTTTAAGGCTTTTTATTGCAACCCTACATTTCAAAAATGCCGGAACCAGACATTTTTGACACGAACTAATGGTTTATTGGCAGCTTTTTGTACTATAAAGTACTGCGCTAAGAACGAGTGTGGTGCTTGTTATATATAACTTTGGAAAGTCTTGATTTTATACTTTTATAGTCGTAGTTTAATGGGCTAAATAGTAAAAAAGTATGAAGAAGATTCTATCATTATGCATATTCTTTGGAATGGCATCATCGTCCTTTGCGCAGGTAACAAGTCGCCTGGTGCATGATGGATTTATATTGAACCCTCCGCCGGTACCAACAGCACATGCTTCCACTATTACAGAACTGCCAAACGGCGATATGCTGGCAGCATGGTTTGGTGGAACCGAAGAACGGGCGAAAGATGTATGTATCTATACAGCTGTTTTCTCGAAAGGAAAATGGTCCAAGCCAGTGAATGTAGCGAATGGTATCATCAATTCAAAAACCCGTTACGCTACCTGGAACCCTGTTTTATT
The Chitinophaga sp. MM2321 DNA segment above includes these coding regions:
- a CDS encoding bifunctional aldolase/short-chain dehydrogenase, which produces MATTQTFKYVSYLWDEAKAASLAGDEVALLIYRSNLLGADLRLTNYGGGNTSCKVLAKDPLTNEEKEIMYVKGSGGDLGTLKKTGLAALYVDRLHSLEKNYKSIEQEDAMVELFNHCIYDLASKAPSIDTPLHGFLPFKHIDHLHPDAAIAIAAAKDGKRITEELFGGTIGWVPWQKPGFDLGLQLRKCLEEQPGIRGIMLGSHGLFTWGDTAYESYINTLEVVETCAAYIEAHMGKKGPVFGGQKVKALPKEERLKKAAALAPVLRGFCSSQLNMLGHFTDDAKVLEFINSNDLDRLAPLGTSCPDHFLRTKISPLVLNLSTDENLDDPKAIKAKIAPQFEAYREMYAEYYNTCKHPDSPAMRDPNPVVLIYPGVGMFTFAKDKQTARVAAEFYANAINVMRGAEAISEYTSLPRQEAFNIEYWLLEEAKLQRMPKPKPLSGRIAMITGSGGGIGQAIAKKFAAEGACVIINDINQQRIDETTAAFQKEFGKDAAVGVVLDVTSNDSIKKAIDAAVVSFGGVDIIVNNAGISISRSIEDHTIEEWDRLYDILVKGQFMMSKHGVEVMRKQAMGGDIVNIVSKNSVVSGPNNAGYGSAKAAQAHLSRLLAAELGGDKIRVNSVNPDAVIANSNIWAGGWAEGRAKAYGITVEELPAYYAKRTLMNEMILPEDIANACFAFVSGLLSKSTGNVLNVDGGVAAAFLR